In Psychrobacter sp. P11G3, a single genomic region encodes these proteins:
- a CDS encoding alanine/glycine:cation symporter family protein, whose protein sequence is MEGLVNLVNGIIWSPALIYLCLGAGLFYSIMTRFVQVRLFGEMIKLLFTGKSSAQGISSFQALAVSLAGRVGMGNIAGVAAAIGFGGPGAVFWMWIVAFLGASTAYVESTLAQIYKEKDVVTGEYRGGPAYYFERALGQKWYGILFAIASILSCGMFLPGVQANGVISAFAQVMGEGTIMNVAGLEVGSMRLVGLAIILVVLGIIIFGGIKRIATFTEFAVPFMALGYIALALIIMFSNFSLIPDVFGMIVGDAFTAQAGFGAAIGWGVKRGIYSNEAGQGTGPHAAAAAEVEHPSQQGLVQAFSVYVDTLLVCSATAFMILSTGMYNIQGTLPDGQFIVQNVAATTEINAPAFTQMAMESVYGTFGNAFIAIAVFFFAFTTILAYYYIAEVNVAYLTRFLGRSANRTGLFLVKVLIMAMVAYGGLNSAGYIWAIGDIGVGLMAWLNIVGILVIFIVARPTLTMLKDYEAQRKAGVTRYSFDPAKFGIKNAPYWEERHLAQQKSMNADPLRKDKM, encoded by the coding sequence ATGGAAGGTTTAGTTAACTTAGTAAATGGAATTATCTGGAGCCCAGCGCTGATTTATCTCTGCTTGGGTGCCGGTCTGTTCTATTCCATTATGACGCGCTTTGTACAAGTACGTCTATTCGGTGAGATGATCAAACTCCTATTCACTGGTAAATCTAGTGCACAGGGTATCTCATCATTTCAGGCACTTGCCGTCTCACTCGCCGGTCGTGTGGGTATGGGTAACATCGCTGGGGTAGCTGCTGCTATCGGCTTCGGTGGCCCAGGTGCCGTTTTCTGGATGTGGATCGTAGCCTTCCTAGGCGCATCTACAGCCTATGTCGAATCTACTCTTGCTCAGATTTACAAAGAAAAAGATGTGGTAACTGGCGAGTATCGCGGTGGCCCAGCTTATTACTTTGAACGTGCCCTTGGTCAAAAGTGGTACGGCATCCTCTTCGCAATCGCTTCTATTTTATCATGTGGTATGTTCTTACCTGGTGTACAGGCGAACGGTGTTATCAGTGCATTTGCACAGGTAATGGGCGAAGGTACGATCATGAACGTTGCAGGCCTAGAAGTTGGCTCTATGCGTTTGGTCGGCTTGGCTATCATCTTAGTGGTGCTAGGTATCATCATCTTCGGTGGTATTAAGCGTATTGCAACCTTTACTGAGTTTGCAGTACCTTTCATGGCATTAGGTTATATTGCCCTAGCGCTAATCATCATGTTCAGCAACTTCAGCTTGATTCCAGATGTATTTGGTATGATCGTTGGTGATGCATTCACTGCACAAGCAGGTTTTGGTGCTGCTATCGGTTGGGGTGTGAAACGTGGTATCTACTCTAACGAAGCTGGTCAGGGTACAGGTCCTCACGCTGCTGCTGCTGCTGAAGTTGAACATCCATCACAGCAAGGTCTCGTTCAGGCATTCTCAGTATATGTTGATACATTACTAGTATGTTCTGCTACTGCATTCATGATCTTGTCTACTGGTATGTACAACATTCAAGGTACGCTACCAGATGGTCAGTTCATCGTACAAAACGTTGCTGCTACTACTGAAATCAATGCTCCTGCGTTCACGCAAATGGCAATGGAATCTGTATACGGTACGTTTGGTAATGCCTTTATCGCAATCGCTGTATTCTTCTTTGCCTTTACAACAATTCTGGCTTACTACTACATCGCTGAAGTAAACGTCGCTTACTTAACACGCTTTCTTGGTCGTAGTGCGAACAGAACTGGTTTATTCCTAGTGAAAGTGCTTATCATGGCGATGGTTGCTTATGGTGGTCTAAACTCAGCTGGTTATATCTGGGCAATCGGTGATATCGGTGTTGGTCTTATGGCTTGGCTTAACATTGTTGGTATTCTTGTCATCTTTATCGTGGCTCGTCCAACACTTACTATGCTTAAAGACTATGAAGCTCAGCGCAAAGCTGGCGTCACTCGCTATAGTTTTGATCCTGCTAAATTCGGTATCAAAAACGCACCGTATTGGGAAGAGCGTCATCTAGCACAGCAAAAAAGCATGAACGCTGATCCATTACGTAAAGATAAAATGTAA